One Chloroflexota bacterium DNA window includes the following coding sequences:
- a CDS encoding HAMP domain-containing sensor histidine kinase yields the protein MSLRLRLTFLAGSVLAITLVVYYALTYILISRAIYGEIDQALETQTREALLFTQTRSTQQGLQIVLRPEYSDAFAHSGIFLQVVGSDGKVLSRSTNLSDEQLPSGNDVLERARKGQPFIETASIRGTPLRIYHHPYVVQGRLVSMLQLARSLTDVETSLRELRLIILVGGGASIIAAMGLAYLIAHAGLLPLERLAQAAQVIGQTQDLSKRVPQAGARDEVGRLAETFNTMLDRLQSSYARVAEALAAQRRLVADASHELRTPLTVIRGNVALLRDIPDLSDEERTAALNDIAVESERMSRLVSDMLALARADAGQTVRRERVDINEIAADVCRQAPYFNAMVAVRLNATGEDVCIMGDPDLLRQLVLILLDNALKYTPAGGTVTIDTASELHAVRLIVKDTGIGMRESDIASAFDRFFQADSTRHSGGFGLGLSIAKWIVEAHGARLDIKSAPDQGTTVTVRLPRNMSVLGGEVSAPMKAETEADDKNGAHSEHSPRREPTK from the coding sequence ATGTCATTGCGTCTCCGCCTTACGTTCCTGGCAGGGAGCGTACTTGCAATTACGCTCGTTGTTTACTATGCCCTGACGTACATTCTCATTTCTCGCGCGATCTATGGCGAGATCGATCAAGCCCTCGAAACTCAGACGCGTGAGGCACTACTCTTTACGCAAACGCGCTCCACCCAGCAAGGTTTGCAAATCGTGCTGCGGCCGGAATACAGCGACGCATTCGCTCATTCCGGCATATTCTTACAGGTGGTTGGCAGCGACGGCAAGGTCCTCTCTCGGTCCACAAACCTTAGCGATGAGCAGCTCCCAAGTGGCAACGACGTTTTGGAACGAGCTCGCAAGGGTCAGCCTTTCATCGAAACTGCATCAATTCGTGGGACTCCCCTGCGCATTTACCACCACCCCTATGTCGTCCAAGGGCGGCTGGTCAGCATGCTCCAGCTCGCCCGTTCGCTTACCGACGTGGAAACGAGTTTGCGCGAACTGCGCCTGATCATCCTCGTTGGTGGCGGCGCCAGCATTATCGCGGCAATGGGCTTGGCATACCTCATTGCGCACGCTGGCCTGCTGCCATTAGAACGCCTCGCGCAGGCTGCCCAGGTGATTGGGCAGACGCAAGACCTCAGTAAACGGGTGCCGCAAGCCGGCGCACGTGATGAAGTAGGCCGACTTGCGGAAACCTTCAACACCATGCTTGACCGACTTCAGAGCAGCTACGCTCGGGTAGCTGAGGCGCTTGCGGCCCAGCGGCGCCTCGTGGCCGACGCCTCGCACGAACTCCGGACTCCTTTGACGGTGATTCGCGGCAATGTGGCGCTGCTGCGGGATATACCAGATCTCTCGGATGAGGAACGCACGGCCGCGCTCAACGACATAGCGGTAGAGTCGGAACGCATGAGCCGTCTGGTTTCAGACATGCTGGCCTTGGCACGGGCCGATGCCGGACAGACCGTGCGGCGCGAACGGGTGGACATAAATGAGATTGCTGCGGACGTTTGTCGTCAGGCGCCGTACTTCAACGCCATGGTAGCAGTTCGATTGAACGCGACCGGTGAAGATGTCTGCATAATGGGTGACCCGGACTTGCTCCGCCAATTGGTGCTCATCTTGCTTGATAATGCACTAAAGTACACACCGGCAGGAGGCACGGTCACCATCGACACAGCGAGCGAATTGCACGCGGTGCGTCTAATTGTGAAAGACACCGGCATCGGCATGCGAGAGTCGGACATCGCCAGCGCATTCGACCGCTTTTTCCAGGCGGACAGTACCCGCCACTCAGGCGGGTTTGGACTGGGACTCTCTATCGCAAAATGGATTGTGGAGGCCCATGGTGCTAGACTTGACATAAAGAGTGCGCCGGATCAGGGAACTACCGTAACGGTCAGATTGCCTCGCAACATGTCGGTCTTGGGTGGGGAAGTATCC